From the genome of Perognathus longimembris pacificus isolate PPM17 chromosome 19, ASM2315922v1, whole genome shotgun sequence:
ATGGCCCACACTGTATAACCCAGGGTTCCCACATTTTGCTGCAGGAAAGGTAACAGGCTAGTAACTGTGGAATGTGGCCTGAGAAATTCGTTTACAGGGAGAAGGCTGAAACAGGTATGTGGACACAGGAGGTATGTGGACACAGGAGACAATCACTCCCAGGTTGCCAATGGGTGTTCATGGGCCATTTCTAACTCTTAAGGTCTGATTTGAGTTCTCCATTCTTACTTTGAGGTTACTTAGGATAGCCTTAAAATACATTCCTGTGGTTAGTGTCTACAACAGCTTGATCACTGTTATTTACaaccaagaaaagaaatacagtttCTGGTAGCTGGGAtgaggctcagtggcaaagcccttgcctagcaaatgcaacgtcctgggtttgatccccagtccaaaaaataaaaaataaaaaaagaaagaaatacagtgtccaacttaaaataaaaagaggggcCCAGATCACTCACAGTGAAATGGAGTGACCTCCAGAACAGAGCAAGGCCAAGCTTTGTTTCAGACTAAGgttcatttattaaacaaaaatgacCAGCCAGGGCTAATTGACCTCAGGAGTAGCCCAGCCCTGAGCCTCAGTTGCAgggggcttataaaggcaaaaaaaacatATGTACCACTTGCAGGTGGTCGGGCAAGTTAGGCAAGGCAAGCAAGTGGTCAAACAGAAGCAAAATTgttgttagtgattacaattccagtaaactctggtaaacaaagcaatcaaagcaatataattgttggttctgggtgtgactggttTTTTTATCTATTTAACCTAATTAACCTTCCCAAACAAAAACTTGCAAACCAAGtggtcattcctttcttttgcaaaggtcaagcagctctaggtcaagctgcttttggctcctgttacTCAGCTTAGGTTTGTTCTTCCCCAGGTCCACTACCTTGTCTaaacctgctgtttctagggactcaaaaagggggttgttaggtttattaaagtaggtagctgataaagaaGAATGCCACTCTGTATTCAGATGGTAGAGAGAACTTCATTCtgctgacctgctcccaagttcaaggggCACTCAGTGGACAAGAGGGGGAGCAACCCCCGGGGGCTGCCTTatggagggcagggaagggaaagtgtGGCCAGGtcgattaggatgtgacctcaaggaagggggaagtaactgcctccaggcatgtcagttaccaaggtaactgggtagagacaATCTGGTGGGGgtcatctgcttggagccctttCACTTGGGTTTCCACATATCCAACTCCTCTTTTGGGCACCTACCAAGCAGTAATCAGGGCAGTTGCCCACAGTAACCATGAGAACATCAATTGGTAAAAACAGACTTTCCCTAGGGCAAATTAGGATCCCATGCTCACACTGCAACAGGATAAAGGTTGAGGAAGCACAGCTGTTTGCACAGTAATCATATCCAAGACATCCAGATTAAGAAATTCACTTTTAGTCCTAAAGAGGCTGAGCCATCCCAAGTAAGtgaaaagcagcttgacctagggCTGCTGGAcccttgcaaaagaaaggaagatcaaGCATAATTGTTATTCCATTTGCATGTTTTTAAGAAGTTAAATGGGTACAATAAAAACCAGTTACTCCTGAACAAAGAATTAGAGTACTTTGCTTGCTTAAatggttcattgctttatttaCCAGAATTTTATTTGAATTGCAGTTGCTATTTGTAATCACTAACTGCCAGTTCTGcctctgtatgtctgcttgctatCACAAGCACTATCACCTGCATGTGgtaatttttgcctttaaaacccagccctactgaggcccctgctgtttgtcaccatcccagtGGTGGCGATCACATGCTGTGCACAGATAGagtcctagcccaattgactgagtgctggtgactactgTCTTGGattcgaggcccacctgggtgtccGGTATACAACAGTATGGGGCTAACAAAGCTCATGGAAGCAGCTAGAAAGTGATCCCCTTGCTTTAAAGAGATCATTTTAGTAAAATTAAGCTTTAAAAATAACCCAACACCAAGTCAGTTACACATTTCAATCAGATATAGGTGTTTGTTTAGAAGACAAATCTTTTACAAAAAACACCTCACTGACAGGGGGAGAAGCAGATTTCTTGCAATCCACCTGACTGGAAGCAAGGCAGCAATGGAGACCGGACCATGGAACTGAAGTGCGGGGTACCAGGGGTCCTTCCACCAGCTTCAGATCCCAAGGTTCCATCCACCAAGGTTTTTATTGGTCTTGTATAGGGAAGCATGTGCAGAAAGTAAGATATAAACTTTAACATGTGACATTTTGTATACAAGTGGTAGACCTCCTTATCAAGAACAAGAGCTAAACAGTAAAAAGCTTACAATTTGCATAAACCTTAGTCTACCTGAAGGCTCCCACACAGTATAGGGTGGAGTTAGACCACACTCAGCTTGGATTTTCCAGGTCTCAGATTGCCAGTTTGAACAGCTGCCCTGACACATGACCAGTCATGTGACTTTGGACAGAGGACTGGATTCTTGGGAATTTAATGATGACCTACTATTGGATGTCTTCAGCTCCAATCTCATCCCAAACTCTGATCCAGCTCATAAATTGGAAATGCACATGCTTTGTAAAAATAGAAAGCCTAGAAAATACATGTGGTGGTATTTTATTGTAAGACAAAGTTGTATGTATTCATATCTATGTATGCAAATAGAGGTGTGAGAAATACAAGTGTGTAGGGATCTATTACAGACTTCAACTGAGCTGTGCTTCCCTAACATTCCAGTATATATACAGTCTCCACGTGGTGGCTGAGAAAAAGTCAACtgtatcaaaacaaaacataagcacAATTTATGTTGTTGCTCTTTTCAAGCCAGCTGGCTAGCAttagtgtgtgtgttggggcgggggggagggaggatgggtgCGCCACTAAAGATATCTTAAAATCACTCCCAAGGTTCTGAGAGAGCTCCCAGCATTATTAAGTAGTAATTGTAGCTCACTATACCTGAGTTGTATACATATAATTATGCACCAGGCATTGGTGTTGGGTATGAGCATCCCCAAGAAAACCTATCTTGTGTTGTAATAGCCTGTTCCGGAAGGAGTGAAGCACATTCCATTTGATTCCATTGGGACCCTTGGAAGCTCAAGGCTGGTTCCCTCTggattccctccctctccctctgaagATTCTGTCTCTTCCTGTCACAGATCAGGGCCTTAAGAAATACCATATACTGAATCCTGACACTGCAGCATGCCACAGAACCTGGAGTGGGTGAGAAAACCTCACCCAGAGAATAACAATAGTACTTAGCTGATAGGAGCAGAGTAAGAAATTACATAAGTGATATATATAATAGCTTAATTTGTTAGCTAGGTATAAATGCATTTGGAGTGCCTGTCTACCTTTTAAGCTTTCTGTAAAGACAAAAGAGTAAACAGCCACACAAAACTAAGGAGTGATGCTATCACTCCCTAAATGGAAAGTATTTTTGATTGTCTATCATTGCTCACAAATAATTATTTGCATACAGAATATATATACAAGCTAAATTCCAAACACACCTACAATACCAACTTGACAAAaggaacatttgttttctttcttgtgttggGGAGAGCTCTTCCACACATGATAAAATCTCGgtaatattttatctttattgcaTTAGCATCGGTAGGCCAGTGTAAGGCATCACTTGACAACCTCTGAATGGAATCTGGGGAAGGAGTAAAGTACTTTAAAGTCAGAATTGATTtagggagagagaaaaaccaaTAAAGAAATCACGTATGATGAGGATCAATATTGTATTTTATctttgaaaaacaatttttacCCTAGAGCTAAAATATGAGGCAATACTGTTCTGCTAAATATTAGCAGCACAAAAATGCTTTAACGACACTGAATTTTCACTGCTGCAGGACACCAGAGGGAGCTTTGCCTGCCAGGGTCTTTCTTGTTGCACTCTTCAGAAACAGTAGATTCCCTGGAGAGGGCCACACCTGGTCACATAGGGATGGCAGGGAAAGACATGCCATGCGAAATCCAAGAACAAATGATTGTCTGGTCTTCTTACTTTTCTAATATGGCCTGTTCCACTCGCTTAAACTTTTTCAGTTCAACaacgagttcccagtacttgagatACAACCACATGAGCCTCCCATTTTGTCGTTTGTTGGTGTTCCAGATGTCTCCACAATGCTTATCATGCTTGAATATGTCAGTTAAGCCAGCTGCCATGTCTAGGTCGGTGGCCACTGAGTCCATGGAAACACGCACCAATAAGTTCTTTTCCAGCTGCAGCCTAACACGGCGGGGGAGAACTGGACTGCAGTAGATGTTCTGTCTCTCCATAAGAGCTTCTCCTACCTCCTTCAGCGTGAGCTGggctttcttttgccagtcttgctcTTCTTCCAGACAGCTCAGATACACACTTCTTAGAGGCTGCACCTGACTTTTTTCTTGCAATACTCGAGCCCGTTCCTGTTCTAGAAGCTTCCTTTCTTCCACCAATTTGCGCCCCTGAGAGATGAGGGCTTCTCGATAACTAGCTGTCCTGTTTTGCTCCTTTTCAAGTTCCAAAGACAGCTGAGCAACAGCTCGTCGGTGTTCTGAGATGACAGCATGGTATCTGGCTTCAAGATCCTGTTGGAAAGCCACTGTTCTCTGACGATacacttctctctctttctctatttctttctgggACTCCCTAGACCAAATCCAACCTGAtataaataaatcacagaaaaacacacataagaaaaaaatcacagctacAATCTATACTCAAATAAAATATGACACAATAAGGAAAGCATTTTTGATAAAAGACCTCTGAGGTACCATGAAAATAACGTTTGTACAAAACTACAAAAAAGGTTTTCATCCTAAAATCCAAACAGGGTTGGGAACCTAAGCCTGCAACATCCTTTTTCTGTCACCTAACTTTGATAGGAAAATTTACCAGTTTATTTTCCTTGAAACCTACTATTGACCTCAAGTGTTGTTAGGAGAGGTGCTTGGCTTTAGCTAGCCATCACCAGTCAACCCTTAAGGCAAGGTATTTCTGTTCTATAATAATATGGTAAAGAATTTCAAGTTCCCAGCACTcgggacactgaggcaggagaaaaacaaatagaaggcCAGCCCCATGCTAAAAATGCCCAGGTTTCAAAGGAAAACTGTTCTTCCTATCAAGGATCAGAAAGAGCTAAAGCCAAATGAAAAGATATTAACGGATGATAATATTAGTATGAAAAATGCTAGTAATGTCTAACAAAGATTTTTAAGTAGcaatcatgatttaaaaaaaactttaagcaAAGTAATAGCAGACAACAAGAACTAAATGGAaactttagaaatgaaaaatagggaAACTGAAAAGCCAGGTGCCCAAGTGTCTTATGCCTATaaccttagttactcaggaattggggatctgagaatcaaactTCAGAGCTAGATTGAGTAGATAAACCTTCCAGATTTCATCTCTAAATAGCCAGCAGAAATCCAGAAGCTGAGGTGCACACTcatgtggtggagtgccagccataagcaaaaaagctgagcaagagaatGAACCCCAGTGcaggggggaaagaaaggaaaatgcatTCAGTAAAAATGATTGAGAAACTAGAGAATAGGTGTGTCGATGTCTCTTGTTATGAGAAACTAGAGAATAGATGTGTCAATGTCTCTTATGTACATGCAAGAATCAAGAGATACAATTCAACATTAGCAAGGTAGAAAAGGCAAGTCATGCAATCATAGGTATTGGTATTgaccaaaaaatattttaataaccaggcaccagtagctcatgcctataatcctagctactcaggaggctgagattgagaatcacagttcaaagtcagaccagacaagaaagtctgtgggactcatgcgtccactaaactaccaaaaaaaaagaaaaaaaaaaaaaagccagaagtggagctatggctcaaatggtagagcactagccttgagcttcagaagctcagggacagtgccccaggccctgagttcaagccctggaaaagggaaaacaaaacaaaaacaaaaaaaccaaaacagattcAGTATCAATCATGAAAAACTGGAATAGAAATGGAagagcaaagggtgaacaaatgcagcagtggtactcactagacactatgttgaagggaaccatacaacttgtgggtggcaTGGGTTGGTAAAAACTgggaggtagggctggggatatggcctagtggcaagagtgcttgcctcgtatacatgaggccctgggttcggttccccagcaccacacatacagaaaatggccagaagtggcgctgtggctcaagaggcagagtgctagccttgagcaagaagaagccagggacagtgctcaggccctgagttcaagccccaggactggccaaaaaacaaaaaactgggagGTATGTtcaaaaaagaactgtactctttTACCTgacaatgtaactgtaacccctctgtatatcacctttataacaacaataacaacaacaccaCAACTGGAACAGAGGAGAACCTCCCCAACTTGATAAAAAACCTAATATAGTGGGAGGACGACTAGGTCTTTCCCTAGCACATCCACACAGCAAGACAAggaaataaaggtaaacattgCATGGAGGAAATAAAACTGAAGTCCCCACACCTTATACAGAATTATGTCAAAATAGGTAATGTAAAATGCAAAacttgctgggagctggtggcttaagcatgtaatcctagctactcaggaggctgagacctgaggatctcaaaATCAGGccagctggaaagtccatgagactcttatctccaattaaccaccagaaaacaggaagtggtgctgtggctcaagtagcagagcactggtcttgagatgaagagctcaggagcagtgctcagacccagagttcaagccccacgacctacaaaacaaaaaacacctcctaaaactcaaaattttaaaataaacaatacagctcagcattggtggctcatcctTACCTACTCAggtcagcaaagtccatgagatttttacctccaattaactaccaaaagaaaagtcagaagtggagctatggctcaagtggtgaagcattaacattaactttgagcaaaagagcttaagaaAGCACCCAAgacctgactgagttcaagctccaggactggcacacacacaaaaaaaacccctcaacACATTTAGAAAATGTCCAAAGACTCTAATATATCCTTCTCATAGAAGAGTCACTGTATGAGATGAATCTGGCTGTCAGATCCAAAGCCATAGTCTTCATGAACCTCCCTATGCCCCACCTTACTTTCCTTGCAGTGCCCCATACTTTTATCCTGGAAAACAGAAATAGCAAAAGTATGACTTACGAAATGCTGCTAATCCCAGCATTGGTACCAACAGGGCATAATTCCACCTGCTCCCATCACCTCCATCAGCCCTGGGATTAGGCCGGATGTTCCAATTTGGAGGATCATTTAAGTTATTCATGGAGATACACcttaaaggaaaatatattaacTGTATAAACAGAGTAAAATACAGCTTCATGACTATATCTACAAGgctcctacttaaaaaaaaattttttttggggggagggggctgggaatatggtctagtggtaaagtacttgcctcgtatacatgaagccctgggttcgattcctcagcaccacatacatagaaaaagccggaagtggcactgtggctcaagtgatagagtgctagccttgagaaaaagaagctcagggacagtgctcaggctctgagttcaagccccaggactggcaaaacaaaacaaaacctttt
Proteins encoded in this window:
- the Ccdc127 gene encoding coiled-coil domain-containing protein 127, which encodes MNNLNDPPNWNIRPNPRADGGDGSRWNYALLVPMLGLAAFRWIWSRESQKEIEKEREVYRQRTVAFQQDLEARYHAVISEHRRAVAQLSLELEKEQNRTASYREALISQGRKLVEERKLLEQERARVLQEKSQVQPLRSVYLSCLEEEQDWQKKAQLTLKEVGEALMERQNIYCSPVLPRRVRLQLEKNLLVRVSMDSVATDLDMAAGLTDIFKHDKHCGDIWNTNKRQNGRLMWLYLKYWELVVELKKFKRVEQAILEK